Proteins from a genomic interval of Osmia bicornis bicornis chromosome 13, iOsmBic2.1, whole genome shotgun sequence:
- the LOC114880296 gene encoding integrin alpha-9-like isoform X1, whose amino-acid sequence MNVKVIFLLLIKIVHGYNIDVDFPIIYSRGNTMKNSDSYFGYAVYLFHESSNSTSWLFIGAPRGNYSRLSKHMLSYMIEPGVVYRCGIENEKCQEIKPQTIENEEERIAQLGMNMLIKKQHGWFGSAMSIDKLNRILTVCAPRTVVTIFNPAGVNMDTMQGMCYSGMLSSNSLSLEYKDIQFHDFQSKFWYNPLHGFTVHYASSTKQKDNKDGEERKLTRIVGEPKHENYGTIHLLHANRRMTIELPLSDELSQFGYSVESGYFFRRDQVMYVSGAPGWHYIGQVGIIDPVNGFTVTKLYGTDIGEFFGASLAVGDLNNDGLDDLLIGAPYWGEDSGRVYTYFGTSRKGQFEMAATLEGNIEGGHFGYAIASGDLDADGFDDIIVGAPWEEYGVIYIYNGGSNLKDRSLQASQRIDVAKFSQFNRPQKIQRFGFSMSKPVDIDENGYLDIAVGAYKSGHAVILRGRPVVKTELEIQTTPNILQRDAKQFLINVCPRYIGYKVPSSQEFKITLTIDERYQRTKKTTLELKSFYLKIDMCLSAQINISKNVQDFIEPISIFAKHDFLYNNVIEFCKLCPVERRNNKQQVAQTLLPFNIGCGEDRVCNSNISANGKFYDVHDNNTWIIGSNDISLEISLKNHGEPAYLTTIEFLLPKGVILRSILTSCQEDTFKEHLLVICEAGNPIWEREEKNVKLDLDMRHLINDSIHDYKLNFHARINTRSINFGTKNINKTLNLVNEVSLSLHGKANEEAYYLTTSNDIAPNISFQHTYQVYKLGASPIEDAQLTIKVPIAIRDSKILVYIYKPQLYVSGERFECSTENILFDTEMIEMQGEPSSDQFDIPLFSNKIQQNEFQELYRRDANESMTEFYDVENTKALQALNESLTTNTVYMNCSSTEVNCTTIVCDLNALKTLQDIGKIVIKLFLYTEGLKDDFKDGRVVLKFSSQASVKVIKPTVRLDVNGTRSALEVVTMFYNAPKVEELKLWIVLVSVSIGLLLLLIIIIILSTLGFFKRKGKQDLTDLKNNEITEKETTPVTESDN is encoded by the exons AGATGTAGATTTTCCTATTATTTATTCTCGCGGAAATACAATGAAAAACAGCGACAGTTACTTTGGCTATGCCGTGTACTTGTTCCATGAGTCGTCCAATAGTACATCCTG GTTGTTCATTGGAGCACCAAGAGGAAACTATTCTAGACTATCAAAACACATGTTATCCTACATGATCGAGCCAGGCGTTGTATATCGTTGTggaattgaaaatgaaaaatgtcaGGAAATAAAACCGCAGacaattgaaaatgaagaagaacGCATAGCGCAACTTGGTATGAATATGTTGATAAAGAAGCAACATGGATGGTTTGGAAGCGCGATGTCCATAGACAAATTGAATAGAATATTAACA GTATGCGCGCCGCGAACCGTAGTGACAATTTTTAATCCTGCTGGTGTTAATATGGACACTATGCAAGGAATGTGTTACAGTGGAATGCTTTCTTCGAATTCACTGTCACTTGAATATAAAGATATTCAATTTCATG ATTTTCAGTCAAAGTTTTGGTACAATCCATTGCACGGTTTTACCGTTCATTACGCCTCGTCGACAAAG CAAAAGGACAACAAAGACggcgaagaaagaaaattaactCGAATCGTGGGAGAGCCAAAGCACGAGAACTATGGTACCATACATCTATTACATGCGAACAGGAGGATGACCATAGAATTGCCTTTGAGCGATGAATTATCTCAGTTCG GTTACAGCGTTGAGTCTGGATATTTTTTCAGAAGAGATCAGGTAATGTATGTCAGTGGTGCTCCAGGTTGGCATTATATAGGCCAG GTAGGGATAATTGATCCTGTAAATGGATTTACTGTGACGAAATTGTATGGTACCGATATTGGCGAATTTTTTGGAGCTAGTCTGGCAGTAGgagatttaaataatgatGGTTTAGACGATCTCTTAATTGGAGCACCATATTGGGGAGAAGATAGCGGCAGAGTGTATACATACTTTGGTACATCCAGG AAAGGTCAGTTTGAAATGGCTGCAACCTTAGAAGGGAATATAGAAGGAGGACATTTTGGGTATGCAATAGCCAGTGGTGATTTGGATGCTGATGGATTTGATG ATATCATTGTGGGAGCACCTTGGGAAGAATATGGagtaatttatatatacaaTGGTGGTTCCAATCTGAAAGACAGAAGTTTGCAGGCATCGCAACGAATCGATGTTGCAAAGTTTTCTCAATTTAATCGGCCACAGAAAATACAGAGATTTGGGTTTTCGATGTCAAAACCTGTCGATATCGATGAAAACGG ATATTTAGATATTGCAGTCGGAGCATACAAATCAGGACACGCTGTAATACTTCGTGGTAGACCAGTAGTAAAAACAGAACTTGAAATTCAAACGACGCCTAATATTTTGCAAAGAGATGCTAAACAATTCTTGATTAATGTATGTCCGCGATATATTGGTTACAAAGTGCCGAGTTCACAAG AATTTAAGATCACGCTTACCATAGACGAACGATACCAGCGGACCAAGAAAACAACCTTagaattaaaatcattttatttaaaaatagataTGTGTTTGTCCGCccaaattaatatttcg AAGAACGTACAAGACTTTATCGAACCAATCAGTATTTTCGCGAAACACGATTTTCTGTATAACAATGTGatagaattttgcaaattgtGTCCTgtggaaagaagaaacaacaaGCAACAAGTCGCGCAAACATTACTTCCTTTCAACATTGGTTGCGGAGAAGACAGAGTCTGTAACTCTAATATCTCGGCTAATGGAAAATTTTATGATGTGCA CGATAACAATACGTGGATCATTGGTTCGAACGACATAAGTTTAGAAATCAGTTTAAAAAATCATGGAGAGCCTGCGTATCTCACCACGATCGAATTTCTCTTACCTAAAGGAGTAATATTACGTAGTATTTTAACTTCTTGTCAAGAAGACACTTTTAAAGAACATTTACTGGTAATTTGTGAGGCAGGCAATCCCATATGGGAACGAGAAGAG aaaaatgttaaattagATTTAGATATGAGACACTTAATCAATGATTCGATACacgattataaattaaattttcacgCAAGGATAAATACTCGTAGTATAAATTTCGGaacgaaaaatataaataaaacattgaatTTAGTGAATGAAGTGTCTTTGTCTCTCCATGG AAAAGCAAACGAAGAAGCTTACTATTTAACTACCTCGAACGATATTGCTCCAAACATTAGTTTTCAACATACTTATCAGGTGTATAAACTTGGTGCATCACCTATAGAGGATGCACAACTTACTATTAAAGTGCCAATAGCTATACGagattcaaaaattttagttTACATATATAAACCTCAG TTATATGTATCAGGAGAACGTTTTGAGTGTTCAacggaaaatattttattcgacACCGAAATGATTGAGATGCAAGGAGAACCATCCTCGGATCAATTTGATATACCTTTGTTCTCTAATAAAATACaacaaaatgaatttcaagaaTTATACAGGAGAGATGCGAATGAATCGATGACAGAATTCTATGATGTAGAAAACACTAAAGCCTTGCAAGCTTTAAACGAAAGTTTGACAACTAATACCGTTTATATGAATTGTTCATCTACCGAAGTAAACTGTACGACCATTGTATGTGATTTAAACGCATTGAAAACTTTGCAGGATATTGGAAAGATAGTGATTAAACTTTTCTTGTATACCGAAGGACTTAAAG ATGACTTTAAAGACGGTAGAGTTGTTTTAAAATTCAGCAGCCAAGCTAGTGTAAAAGTAATCAAACCTACTGTAAGGCTAGATGTCAACGGAACTCG CTCTGCATTGGAAGTTGTAACAATGTTTTACAATGCTCCGAAAGTAGAAGAGTTAAAGTTATGGATTGTTCTGGTCTCTGTTTCAATAGGATTGTTATTGTTACTTATTATCATTATAATTTTAAGCACG TTGGGTTTCTTTAAACGCAAAGGAAAACAAGATCTAacagatttaaaaaataatgag ATaacagaaaaagaaactaCACCAGTGACTGAATCCGATAACTAA
- the LOC114880296 gene encoding integrin alpha-9-like isoform X2, with translation MNVKVIFLLLIKIVHGYNIDVDFPIIYSRGNTMKNSDSYFGYAVYLFHESSNSTSWLFIGAPRGNYSRLSKHMLSYMIEPGVVYRCGIENEKCQEIKPQTIENEEERIAQLGMNMLIKKQHGWFGSAMSIDKLNRILTVCAPRTVVTIFNPAGVNMDTMQGMCYSGMLSSNSLSLEYKDIQFHDFQSKFWYNPLHGFTVHYASSTKQKDNKDGEERKLTRIVGEPKHENYGTIHLLHANRRMTIELPLSDELSQFGYSVESGYFFRRDQVMYVSGAPGWHYIGQVGIIDPVNGFTVTKLYGTDIGEFFGASLAVGDLNNDGLDDLLIGAPYWGEDSGRVYTYFGTSRKGQFEMAATLEGNIEGGHFGYAIASGDLDADGFDDIIVGAPWEEYGVIYIYNGGSNLKDRSLQASQRIDVAKFSQFNRPQKIQRFGFSMSKPVDIDENGYLDIAVGAYKSGHAVILRGRPVVKTELEIQTTPNILQRDAKQFLINVCPRYIGYKVPSSQEFKITLTIDERYQRTKKTTLELKSFYLKIDMCLSAQINISNVQDFIEPISIFAKHDFLYNNVIEFCKLCPVERRNNKQQVAQTLLPFNIGCGEDRVCNSNISANGKFYDVHDNNTWIIGSNDISLEISLKNHGEPAYLTTIEFLLPKGVILRSILTSCQEDTFKEHLLVICEAGNPIWEREEKNVKLDLDMRHLINDSIHDYKLNFHARINTRSINFGTKNINKTLNLVNEVSLSLHGKANEEAYYLTTSNDIAPNISFQHTYQVYKLGASPIEDAQLTIKVPIAIRDSKILVYIYKPQLYVSGERFECSTENILFDTEMIEMQGEPSSDQFDIPLFSNKIQQNEFQELYRRDANESMTEFYDVENTKALQALNESLTTNTVYMNCSSTEVNCTTIVCDLNALKTLQDIGKIVIKLFLYTEGLKDDFKDGRVVLKFSSQASVKVIKPTVRLDVNGTRSALEVVTMFYNAPKVEELKLWIVLVSVSIGLLLLLIIIIILSTLGFFKRKGKQDLTDLKNNEITEKETTPVTESDN, from the exons AGATGTAGATTTTCCTATTATTTATTCTCGCGGAAATACAATGAAAAACAGCGACAGTTACTTTGGCTATGCCGTGTACTTGTTCCATGAGTCGTCCAATAGTACATCCTG GTTGTTCATTGGAGCACCAAGAGGAAACTATTCTAGACTATCAAAACACATGTTATCCTACATGATCGAGCCAGGCGTTGTATATCGTTGTggaattgaaaatgaaaaatgtcaGGAAATAAAACCGCAGacaattgaaaatgaagaagaacGCATAGCGCAACTTGGTATGAATATGTTGATAAAGAAGCAACATGGATGGTTTGGAAGCGCGATGTCCATAGACAAATTGAATAGAATATTAACA GTATGCGCGCCGCGAACCGTAGTGACAATTTTTAATCCTGCTGGTGTTAATATGGACACTATGCAAGGAATGTGTTACAGTGGAATGCTTTCTTCGAATTCACTGTCACTTGAATATAAAGATATTCAATTTCATG ATTTTCAGTCAAAGTTTTGGTACAATCCATTGCACGGTTTTACCGTTCATTACGCCTCGTCGACAAAG CAAAAGGACAACAAAGACggcgaagaaagaaaattaactCGAATCGTGGGAGAGCCAAAGCACGAGAACTATGGTACCATACATCTATTACATGCGAACAGGAGGATGACCATAGAATTGCCTTTGAGCGATGAATTATCTCAGTTCG GTTACAGCGTTGAGTCTGGATATTTTTTCAGAAGAGATCAGGTAATGTATGTCAGTGGTGCTCCAGGTTGGCATTATATAGGCCAG GTAGGGATAATTGATCCTGTAAATGGATTTACTGTGACGAAATTGTATGGTACCGATATTGGCGAATTTTTTGGAGCTAGTCTGGCAGTAGgagatttaaataatgatGGTTTAGACGATCTCTTAATTGGAGCACCATATTGGGGAGAAGATAGCGGCAGAGTGTATACATACTTTGGTACATCCAGG AAAGGTCAGTTTGAAATGGCTGCAACCTTAGAAGGGAATATAGAAGGAGGACATTTTGGGTATGCAATAGCCAGTGGTGATTTGGATGCTGATGGATTTGATG ATATCATTGTGGGAGCACCTTGGGAAGAATATGGagtaatttatatatacaaTGGTGGTTCCAATCTGAAAGACAGAAGTTTGCAGGCATCGCAACGAATCGATGTTGCAAAGTTTTCTCAATTTAATCGGCCACAGAAAATACAGAGATTTGGGTTTTCGATGTCAAAACCTGTCGATATCGATGAAAACGG ATATTTAGATATTGCAGTCGGAGCATACAAATCAGGACACGCTGTAATACTTCGTGGTAGACCAGTAGTAAAAACAGAACTTGAAATTCAAACGACGCCTAATATTTTGCAAAGAGATGCTAAACAATTCTTGATTAATGTATGTCCGCGATATATTGGTTACAAAGTGCCGAGTTCACAAG AATTTAAGATCACGCTTACCATAGACGAACGATACCAGCGGACCAAGAAAACAACCTTagaattaaaatcattttatttaaaaatagataTGTGTTTGTCCGCccaaattaatatttcg AACGTACAAGACTTTATCGAACCAATCAGTATTTTCGCGAAACACGATTTTCTGTATAACAATGTGatagaattttgcaaattgtGTCCTgtggaaagaagaaacaacaaGCAACAAGTCGCGCAAACATTACTTCCTTTCAACATTGGTTGCGGAGAAGACAGAGTCTGTAACTCTAATATCTCGGCTAATGGAAAATTTTATGATGTGCA CGATAACAATACGTGGATCATTGGTTCGAACGACATAAGTTTAGAAATCAGTTTAAAAAATCATGGAGAGCCTGCGTATCTCACCACGATCGAATTTCTCTTACCTAAAGGAGTAATATTACGTAGTATTTTAACTTCTTGTCAAGAAGACACTTTTAAAGAACATTTACTGGTAATTTGTGAGGCAGGCAATCCCATATGGGAACGAGAAGAG aaaaatgttaaattagATTTAGATATGAGACACTTAATCAATGATTCGATACacgattataaattaaattttcacgCAAGGATAAATACTCGTAGTATAAATTTCGGaacgaaaaatataaataaaacattgaatTTAGTGAATGAAGTGTCTTTGTCTCTCCATGG AAAAGCAAACGAAGAAGCTTACTATTTAACTACCTCGAACGATATTGCTCCAAACATTAGTTTTCAACATACTTATCAGGTGTATAAACTTGGTGCATCACCTATAGAGGATGCACAACTTACTATTAAAGTGCCAATAGCTATACGagattcaaaaattttagttTACATATATAAACCTCAG TTATATGTATCAGGAGAACGTTTTGAGTGTTCAacggaaaatattttattcgacACCGAAATGATTGAGATGCAAGGAGAACCATCCTCGGATCAATTTGATATACCTTTGTTCTCTAATAAAATACaacaaaatgaatttcaagaaTTATACAGGAGAGATGCGAATGAATCGATGACAGAATTCTATGATGTAGAAAACACTAAAGCCTTGCAAGCTTTAAACGAAAGTTTGACAACTAATACCGTTTATATGAATTGTTCATCTACCGAAGTAAACTGTACGACCATTGTATGTGATTTAAACGCATTGAAAACTTTGCAGGATATTGGAAAGATAGTGATTAAACTTTTCTTGTATACCGAAGGACTTAAAG ATGACTTTAAAGACGGTAGAGTTGTTTTAAAATTCAGCAGCCAAGCTAGTGTAAAAGTAATCAAACCTACTGTAAGGCTAGATGTCAACGGAACTCG CTCTGCATTGGAAGTTGTAACAATGTTTTACAATGCTCCGAAAGTAGAAGAGTTAAAGTTATGGATTGTTCTGGTCTCTGTTTCAATAGGATTGTTATTGTTACTTATTATCATTATAATTTTAAGCACG TTGGGTTTCTTTAAACGCAAAGGAAAACAAGATCTAacagatttaaaaaataatgag ATaacagaaaaagaaactaCACCAGTGACTGAATCCGATAACTAA